AACTGATTCCTAAGGAGGTAGACGCAGCACTCGAACGCAACCCTGTAGCGAACAAGAAAAATTCTTGTTCAGTTGCTGGGGACCACCTCGATCACGCCATTTCTTTCCTGCAGACGCACCGGCAATACCCGCGGCAAGGCCTTGTGCAGTGCGCTGATCGCCATGGGATCGAAGGTGCCCGACAAGCGCATGGCCGCCACCTTGGGATCTCTCACCTGCAACCCTGTCGATCGGTAGCGCTCGACTTCGGCCAAGGCTTGCGCCAGCGGCACGTCCACAAAGCTGACGCGCTGTTCACGCCAGGGAGCGACGCCATCGGCAGATACGGCAGACACGGGACTCGCCACCATGCCCTGCGCATCCGTGGATATCTGCTGACCTGCGGTGAGCAAGTCACCTGCCTGCAAGTCATATGCACCTCTCTCGGCCTCAGCGACACCCAACGCGGCAACCCGCACACGGCCCTCCTCGACGGCAACCTGAACACCTGCATGACCAGGCATGCCAGGCGTATAGCGCACCGAAAACCGCGTGCCGACCACGGTGACGCGTGTGAGCCCCGCCAGCACATGGAAAGGGCGACCGTCGTGCTGCACTTCGAACACCGCCTGCCCTTCGATCAACTGCACCTCGCGGCGTTGACGATAGAAGCGCACCTCCAGTTGAGTGGCGGTGTCCATGCGCACGCTGGAGCCGTCCGCCAAGCTCACGTTCTGCTGCTGACCGCGTTCGGTGCGAAAGGCCTGCACGGAGGTTGGCTGCGCCTGAAGATGTGACCAAGTCATGTAGCCCACTCCGGCCACGCCAGCCATGGCCATTCCGGAGACCACCGGCCATGCCAGAAAACGTCGGCGCGTCGGCTGCTGCACGCTGCGCGCCGAAGCCAGTCTGGCCTTGTCCTGTGCCAACCGACTGCGCATGCTCGCACGCAGATCATCGGGCATGCCATCCAGCTCGCCCCAGAACGTTTCGCCTTGCGCATAGGCCTGGGCATGCAGCGGATCGCTGTGCAGCCAAGTCTGGAAACTGGCCTCGTCCTGTGCACTCCATTGGGCATCCCGTCGGCGCACCAACCAGCCCAGCGCCTCCTGGCGAAAGCGCTGCAAATCGTTGGTCGAAGCGGAGGAAGGAATCTGCGAAGTCATGAGAGCCGTCTAATGTATGTAGACGCACGACTGGTAGGCAACCCTGTACGTTCAATCGGGGCGAGCAAGGACACGTTCAATACCTTGATTTCTAGTTTTTCTGTCGACCTCTGGAACTGCGCGGGCGCGGCGCGCCACCGTCGAGGGCATCCGCCCGCGCCCAACAGGCATCGAGCGCAATCTGAATCTGCATTTCCACCGTCTTGATGGAAATCCCCATGCGCTCGGCCGTTTCCGCGTGCGTCAACCCATCGAATTTGACCAGAATGAAGGCCTCGCGACAACGTGGCGGCAAGCTGTCCACCACTTCGGCGATTGATTCGAAGCGCTGGCGTGAGGAGACTGCCTTCTCGGGTTCGAGCATATCTGGTCCGGCATGCTCATCCGGCTCGACCGCATTGTCTTCGGCATCAGGATCGATGGCGCGACCACTGGACTGCGCGCGCCGATAACGATCGGTGAGCAGATTGCGGGCCGTCCGATACAGCAAGGCGCGCGGGTCCTGCACGCTCGTGCCCGAACGTTCCGCTGCATACACGCGCGCAAAGCTCTCCTGGGTCAGATCGGACGCCACATCGCGATCCCGCACCTTGTGTGCGAGAAAGCCAAGCAGTTCTCTGTAGTAGCGTTCGAACACAAGTGACGGGGCGCAAGGTGGATGAAAAAGGTTCTGCCCGCCAAGCCTTTTTGGTCACTTTCGGCTGAAGCGGCTTAATTGGGAATAATTCTCATTATCCATGATATGCAACCCATCTCTTCGAAACGCCCTGTCCGCACCACCCGGCACTTGTTCGTTTGCACATTCCGCAAGCGGCAAGCAGTTGAAGACTCCACCCGCAGCGCTCATTCGAAGCTCGACTCGCGCGCGCAGAAATCGATCTGGAACGCACCCTCCGACACGAATTCGACATGGTGCGGAGCCTGTGGCTGAACCAGCAATTGCATGCCCGCCTCCAGCAGAATCGTGCGCGGGGGTTCCTCGTCGAGCGTGAAGACCAGACTGCCGCTCAGCATGCGCACCAGCCCCCAGGCTCCGGCCTTGGTGCTGTGGGTGTTGCGCAGGGCAGCCGGAAGCTTGTCGTGGGTGAACACCGGCGAGCTTTTGTACACCGCCAGATCCGAAGGGATCTCGGTCTGCCAGCACTCGTCTTCAGAACGCTCCTGGCTCCGATAGTGCTCCCACAGCCGCGCCGCAATGCGTTGCGCCATGGGATCGACCATGGCCTTGAGTTCGGGCGGGCCCAGCTCGGAGGTGGTCTCGCCGAACAGCATCAGCCATTGCTCGAAATGCCGCCAGGTCAGCCCCGGCAGACGGGCATGTTTGGGCATGGGTTCGCCCTCGAAGCCGTTCTGGCGCAGCACCAGCCAGGCCCAGAAATCCACCAGTGTCTGCAGGTGCGCATCCCAATCGCGGATATGCCCGTTGAAGATCGGCGCAAGCAAGGGGTCCTTGCGAACCCGGGCGTAGAAGTGATGAACCAGTTGGTGGATGTGATCCACGGTGATGGCGGGATCGGCGGGTGTCGTCTGTTGCATGCGTGTCCTTCGGAAGCACGCATTCTTGGTGAGTGGCGGCTCACAAGCCAATGACAAATGTCAAGACGGACACGCTGTCCACCCGGCGTCTCGGGCTGGACTAGAACGCTCGTGCAGCGGCGTGGGTGAGTTGGCGCAGAAACGGGCGATCACGCAGACCCCATTCGCGCCCACGACCTTCCACATAGCCGCGCGCCTGCCAGTCGGCGAACAGGCGGCTCAAGGTTTCCGCCCGCACACCCAGGCGCGAGGCCAGTTGCCGCTGGCTCAGCGGAAGCGTCACGTCGTCGCCCTGCTCCTCGCTCAAACGCAGCAGATACAGCGCCAGCCGTTGCGGCGCGGAGCTTGCCGTGAGCCACTCCACTTCGTTGACATGCTGGTAGACCGTGGAGCTCAGCAGGTTGAGCAGCTTGAGCGCCACCTGTGGAGCCTGAAGGCAGAGTTCGCCGAGCGGCTTGCGCTCCAGACGCAGGCACACCGTCTCGCCACGCGCGCGGGCATGCATGGGATAGCGCCCGTGCTGCATGAACATGGCGGCGATCGCCACCAAACGCCCCATGCCGAATGCATTGAAGACCCGCTCCTCCCCGTCCAGCCCGTAGCGCAAGACTTCCACCGAGCCCTTCACCACGAGGTAGTACCACTCGGCCTCGGCACCTTCATGAAAGAGAAATTCATCCGCACCCAGTTCGAGCGGCGTGACGTTCTGGGCCAATTGGCGCAACTGTTCCGTGCGCACGTCCGCAAACAGCGGCAGCGTTCCCAATTGCTGCGCGGCAATGTCTGGCCAATCTAGCGAATTGACTTTTGTCATTGGATCAATCAGGGGGTTGCGGCAATCATTGGTGAATGATAACAATTCTCAAGTACAAGCCCGCTCAAGTCGGACAAATCGCAGCGTCCAGACATCGGCTTTCGTCCCGTTGCATGCGCCTGCTCTCGTTCGCCGTGGCGCTGGGATGCAGCGCGGTTGGTGCTCAGGCCGAGCAGCGCGACAAGCTGGTGCTGGGCGGCCCCGGCGCGGTGGTCAGCTATCCGCTGATGCACATGGTGCAAACGCAGGCGCTCAAGGCCCATGCCAAAACCGTGGAGTTCCGGCTGTGGGACTCGCACGATCAACTGAGCTCGCTGCTCGCGCACAAGCAGCTCGATTTCAGCGCCAGCCCGACGACGCTTCCCGCGCTTCTTGCCAATCGCGGCCAGCCGGTGCGTCTGCTCAATGTGTCCGTGTGGGGATTGATCTGGCTGATCAGCACCGACCCGAAGGTCAAGGGGTTTCAGGACATGGCGGGGCAGGAGTTGCTCTCGCCGTTTCAGCATGATCTGGGCGACGTGCTCATCGATACCTTGCTGACCAGCCAGCAGACCGCAAGTCCGGAAGGCAAATCCGTCCAACTGCGCCGCACCCGCAGCGGCCAGGATGCGATTGCGCTCATGCTGTCCGGCAAGGGCCGGCACGTGGCCTTGGCCGAGCCACTTGGCAGCATGTTGCTGTGGCGCAGCGAGAGCCAAGCGCCCAATGGGAAATCGCCCAAGCTGTATCGCGTGCAAAGCCTTGAAGAGGCCTGGGCCCAGCAATATCCCCAACAGCCCACCCTGCCTCAGGCTGGCTTGATGGCCAATGGAGATGTGGCCAACGATCCCGCCCTGACCCGTGCGGTGCAGGAGGGCTACGCCCATTCCACGCGCTGGTGCAAGGCCAACGCGCTCGGCTGTGCGGAAATCGCGCATCGCCATTTGCCGCACATGCCGGTTGCGGTGCTGCGCAACGCCATCGAAATCACGCATCTGGAGAGCCGCACCGCCCAAAACGCCAAGCCGGAAATCGAGGCGCTGTACCGGCTGATTCAGCAAAAGCACCCCAAGGTGATCGGCAACCAGTTGCCGCCAGAGACGTTCTACGGACCATGAACGCTCACGCCTCAACAAGCACGCGGACATCGCGCGCGTGGGTGGCGGCGGGACTGCTGACCATCGGGGTCGCCTGGCAGTTCACCGCCGAGCGTCTGGGTCCGCTGCTCATGGCCACGCCCTTGCAGACCGTTCAAGCGATTGGCCCGCTGGTCAGCAGCGAACGGTTCGGTCCTGCGGCGCTGACTTCGTTGATTCGCGCGGCCATCGGCATTGGTGCAGGCTGTCTCGTCGGATTTGCGCTGGGCTTGATGGCGGCTGCGAGTGCTCAGTTGCGCGGCTTGCTGGAGCCCTTGCGCTGGCTGCTGATGTCGATTCCCGCCGTGGTCGTCGTGCTGCTGGCCATGCTCTGGTTTGGACTTGGCTCGTCCATGGTCATCTTTCTCACAGCGCTCATGACCGCACCGGGTCTCTACGTGAACACGGTCAAGGGCATGCAGCAAGTGGATCGGCAATTGCTGGAGATGACGCATGTCTACCGCTTTGGCTGGCGGCTGCGGCTGGTGCATCTGTACATTCCGGCGCTCACCGCACCACTGAGTGCAGCCTTGCTGATCGCGGTGAACGCGGGCGTGCGGTTGGTGGTGATGGCCGAGGTGCTGGGTGCCGACAGTGGCGTCGGTCACGCCCTCGCCAATGCCCGTGCCACCTTCGACAGCGCCGAGCTTTATGCCTGGGTGCTTCTCATCGTCAGCTTCGTCGGTGTGCTGGAGCTCGCGCTGATTCAGCCGCTGCAACGCCGCCTCGGTCGTTGGCAGGAGGTGCGCCATGCTTGAACTCGCCAACGTGACGCTGCGCTTTGGACAGCAGACGGTGCTGCGCGATCTGAGCATGCGCCTTCGCGGCGGCGAGAGCATCGGATTGCTCGGCCCCAGCGGCTGCGGCAAAAGCTCATTGCTGCGCATCGTTTGTGGACTTCAACAACCGGACAGCGGCTCGGTTCGCAACCGCTTTTCGCGCACCGTGATGCTGTTTCAGGAGCCGCGCCTGCTTCCCTGGCGCAGCGTGCAGGACAACCTCATGCTGCCGTTGACTGCGGCGGGCGTTCCGCTCACGCAAGCCAAGGAACGCACCGCTCACTGGCTGCGATGCGTGCAGCTGGACGACGCTGTCGCCAAGGCCTGGCCGCGCGAGCTCTCCGGCGGCATGGCACAACGCGTGTCTCTGGCGCGCGCGCTCGCCATGCAACCGGACCTGCTGCTGCTCGATGAGCCTTTCAGCGCGCTCGACCCAGCCCTGCGCCAGGACATGGCCGAGCTTTGTCGCCAGCGCATTTCAGACACCGGCGCCAGCCTGCTTTGCGTGAGCCATCACCCGCAGGAACTCACCTCCATGGTCGATCGCTGTCTGGAAATGCGATCCATGCAACTGCACCCCGTTTCGGATTTTTCAACGAACCCACCATGCACTACCCCATCCTGCTGACCATCCATCTGTTTGCCGCGCTGTTCTTCATCGGCGTCGTGGCCTTCGAGGTTTTGATGCTGGAGGCGATCCGCAAGCAATTGCCACGCGACCTCATGCGACAGCTCGAAGGCGCGATTTCCGCACGCGCCCGAAAAATCATGCCGTGGGTGCTGCTGGCGCTGTTCGGCGCGGGCATCAGCATGGCGCTTTATCAATACCGCCCGCTGCTGGCAGCGCCGCTTGCCAACACCTTCGGACTGATGCTCTGGGCCAAGATCGCGCTGGCCTTCAGCGTGCTGTGTCACTTCTTCACCGCCATGGCGCTGCGTCGACGCGCAAAGCTGCAGGGAAAGTATTTCAAGCGCATCCACCTGAGTGTGTTCACGCACATGGTTTTCATCGTGCTGCTGGCCAAGTGGATGTTCTACGTCCGCTGAACCGATGAATCGATGAATCGATGAATCGATGCGCAGCAGGCCTGCACTCGCTTTCCCGTCATTCCCGCCTTTGCCCCTCTTTTCCACCTCCTTCAACCTCGCCATGACTACCAGCATTCTTGCGCCCACTCTGCGGCACACACCCCTCTTTCTTTTGCTGCTGAGCTGCTTCAGCCCCGCCCACGCGCAAAGCCAGATCACGCCTTCACTGCCCGAGGTCAGCGTGGTCGACTCCAGCAGTGAAAGCCCCGATCTGGCCGCCCGGCTCGCCAGAGAAAAGGCGCGATTGAACAACGTACCCGGCGGCGTCAATCTCGTCGCACCACAGGAACGCGTGCGTCTTCAAACCCTCAACGACGCGCTGGCCAACCAGCCCGGCATCGTGATTCAGGAATTCTTCGGCGGCATCGATCAGCCGCGCCTGAACATTCGCGGCTCGGGCATCCAGAGCAATCCCGTCAACCGCGGCGTGCTGTTGCTGCAGGACGGAATGCCGTTGAACGAGGCTGATGGCTCCTTCGTCATGGGCCTGCTTGAGCCGCGCAATGCTGGCCTGATCGCAGTGCGCCGTGGTGCGAATGCCGAGCACGCTTCTGCCAACACGCTGGGCGGCGAACTCGACTTCCAGTCGATCACCGGCGGACAGCTCAATCGCATCGACGCCAGCATCGGCAGCTTCGGGCGCAAGAGCCTCTCCGCGTCCGTCGGCGCTCAAACGGAGGACTGGGATACCCATGTCTTCGCAAGCCATGACGAGGCCGATGGCTACCGTCACCATTCCGCATCCAGCCGCAGCAGCCTGCATGCCAATGCGGGCTGGCGCTCGGGCGGTCTGGAAAACCGCACCTACCTCTCGTACACCGACCTGGAGTTCGAGATTCCCAACGTCATTCCAGGGTCGCGACTGCGAAGCGACCCGCGAAGCGTGTTGGGCGACTACAGCGAAGCCGCCGACAAATCCAACAACATCTACATCCGCGATCCCAATCGGCAGACCCAGCAACTGCGTCTGGCCAACCGCACCACGTGGGGCACGGATGCCCTGCGCCACAGCTTCGGTGTGTATTGGCAATCCGTGGATGACACCTTCACATCGCCGACGATCTCCAGCCCCACCGACGGACACACCTTCGGCGCGCAATGGACAAGCCACGGACGCAGCGGCAATCTGGAATACCGTTTCGGCCTGCACTGGGCCCGCACGGACATGGATCGGGATCTGCGCGTCGTCAACGGCACCACCGGCGAACGCCTGCCCGCGTCCGCCCAGTACAAGCTGCAAGCCGAGAACCGAAGCGCCAACGCCGGTCTGAGCTGGAGCATTGCGCCAGACTGGAAGCTCATTGGTGATCTGCGCTATGTACAGGCCATCCGTGATGCCTCACAGCAGACTGTCGGCACCCAGCTCAACCAACAATGGAATTCCGTCACGCCACGCGTCGGTGCCATCTGGCAAGCCAGCGACGCCACGCGCGTGTTCGCCAATCTGAGCCGCAGCAGCGAAGCACCGACATACTGGGAGATCATCTCCGGCGACGTCAGCAACCCCATGAACACGGCCACTTTCAACACCGGCATGAATCGCCTGAAGCTGCAGCGCGCCTGGACACTGGAGCTGGGCACACGCAGTCAGTTCGGCGATGGGCGCAACGCTGGCGAGTGGTCAATGAGCGTCTACCGCAGCCACGTGGACGACGAACTCATGGCCGTCACCAACGCCAACGGCACATCGGCAGGCACCTTCAACTACAGCGGGCGCACCGTCCATCAAGGCATCGAAGCAGGCGTGAAAGGCCAATGGGCCGTCGGCAACGGCTCCATCCGCTACCAGGGCGCATACACGTTCAACGACTTCCGTTTCCGCAATGGCGAGTTCTCCGGCAACACCATTGCAGGTGTTCCAAGACACCTTCTCGGAGCCGAAATCAGCTACCACCAAGGTGCTTGGAGCGCAGGCCCCACACTGCGCTGGCAGCCCACCAAAACCCAGACCAACCACGCCAACGTGGATGGCACAGAGCAGGACGGCTACGCCCTGCTGGGCCTGCGCGTGACGTACCAACCACACAGAAACTGGCACGCCTACCTGTCCGTGGACAACCTCACAGACCGCACCTATGCCAGCGCCTTCGTCATCCGCAGCACAGGCACATCGGCCATGCCAACCTTTCTGTCGGGCAACGGGCGCAGCATCCATGCGGGGTTGAGCTACCGATTCTGAAGTCTGGATGGACGTCTCGCCTGCTCAAGCCGAGACGGGAGAGATGTCCATCCACCCCCCCCCCCACGCCTTCTGCCCCGCAAGTTGGAGCTCAAGTGGGCGTAGCGATATACTGCGCAGCCTTGGGTCACGGTGCAAAGTTTGAACTCTGATGGCTTCTTGCTTCCGAGCCGCACTCGCGCATCTCTGGCAGTTGGGTCAACGGGCTTCGCCTGAGTCCTACCGAGTATGGAAAGCAGGCGGCAATTTGACCAAGCCGCTGGGGCGTTCAGGTTCAGCAGGCCGAAAACTGAGATCGGACGGGCTTTTGGATTCCCTTTTCGATCCGTCGCCGCTTTCCGGTGGGTCTGCGAACTGGCGCTCCCGGCCATGAGCTGTCCTTCGCTCCTCATCTCTAAAGCAGTCACTTGGCTACTTCGGTCGCTCAACACTTTGTGCAGGACAAGTGTCGGCCGCAATCACGTCACGGCTGAACAGTAGAGGGCGCTTGATTTTTACGATCCAATCATCTGGGACCTGGCACTTAATGTCGTCTGTAGATGTGCCGCGGGCTCCTCGTTTCAAACATCTTGATCATCTTGGTATGTAGGTCCATCAAGAAAGTACGCATTGGCACTTACGTTTATGGGCAGTCCCTGCAATGCAACAGCGGCCCGTGCATGCCTATTGCCTGCCGAAAACCTCATCGCATAATGGCTACGCCACGCCCGGCTCCGCTATACCGCCCGCGTCTCCATGCCATATATCCCGCCACGCCTCCTTTCATCCTGCGTCGCCGTTTGGGCGATTGCTGTCCTGCAAATCGGCAGCCAACCCCTCATGGCGCAGACCAAGGCTGGTCCCCGCGTCATCGCCTATCTGGGCGGAGGGCCGAGTGAGCCGGAGCGGCTTTGCATGGCCGAGCTGCGCACGGCACTGGAAGAAACCGGTTGGTCGTTTGACAAGCAATTGACGCTCGAATGGCACGACGCGGACCACGATCCGGCCCGGCTTGCACCGCTGGCGCAGGCACTGGTGGCGCGCCGCCCAGATGTGCTGCTGAGCACCACGGTTGCGCCGACTGAAGCCCTGATGCAGGCCACAAAGGAGTTGCCCATCATTGCCATCGGCTCGGGCAACCTGGGCAGGGTCGTTGATGCGCAAGCGCGTCCGTTGGCTAACGTGACAGGAGTGGTATTGAGCCTGACTGGCCAGCACGGTATCAAACCGATGGAAGTGCTGTTGCAGGCTTTCCCAGGCGCGCGCCGCATTGGCATGATCGAGAACCACGCCAACCCGCTGCACGTGCAAAAGGATGGGAGTGGGCTTGGTCCTGTCGTCGACATAGTTCGGCGCGCTGGTGCCGAATTGTTTCGGGTGCATTTTTCTGGCGAGGCAGACATTGCCCGTGCTTGGGAGGAGCTGGCCCGGCTCAAGGTCGATGCAGTGATGATCCGGCCCGATTCCCCGGCGCTGCTGACTGAGCATGCGAGGCAGTCGCTGCGGCTGCGCCTGCCTGCGATCTCGCACCATGCCTGGTTCAGCAACCGGGCCAGCGGTCTGCTCAGCTACGGCGTCGTTGGACGCGCCGATTTTTGTGGCCGCGCGGCGCACTATGTTGACCAGGTGCTGCGTGGCCGCTCCGTTGCCGAGTTGCCGGTGCAGGAGCTGTATGAAGCGGGGCTGAGCATCAACCTCGACACAGCCGAGCGCATGCGAGTGCAACTGCCCACCGCACTCATCGCGCGCGCTGACCGTTTGATCCGGCCTCAGGCCGCGAGTGCGTCCGGCGGAATCAACGGGAGAGCGCACTGATGCGTTGGTCCGGCCATCGCCTGTGGCGCAGCTACGCCCTGTGGATTGCCGGGTTGGTGACGTTAGTCCTTCTGGCCAGCGGCTGCGCGCAGTTATGGCTGATCCAGCGCGAGACACGTGTGGCTGTGCAGGCGCTGCAGGCCCTTGAAGCCACAAAGGCCTCGGCCCGGATCGAGCGCTTCTTCGGCGAGGCCGGGGCCTTGCTGCGCTCCAGTCTGTCGCTGCTGGATTCGGGCCATATTGAAGATGCGGACGCCGATATCCAAGTCGAGCTGTACCGCCTGA
The window above is part of the Diaphorobacter sp. HDW4B genome. Proteins encoded here:
- a CDS encoding FecR domain-containing protein produces the protein MTSQIPSSASTNDLQRFRQEALGWLVRRRDAQWSAQDEASFQTWLHSDPLHAQAYAQGETFWGELDGMPDDLRASMRSRLAQDKARLASARSVQQPTRRRFLAWPVVSGMAMAGVAGVGYMTWSHLQAQPTSVQAFRTERGQQQNVSLADGSSVRMDTATQLEVRFYRQRREVQLIEGQAVFEVQHDGRPFHVLAGLTRVTVVGTRFSVRYTPGMPGHAGVQVAVEEGRVRVAALGVAEAERGAYDLQAGDLLTAGQQISTDAQGMVASPVSAVSADGVAPWREQRVSFVDVPLAQALAEVERYRSTGLQVRDPKVAAMRLSGTFDPMAISALHKALPRVLPVRLQERNGVIEVVPSN
- a CDS encoding RNA polymerase sigma factor; amino-acid sequence: MFERYYRELLGFLAHKVRDRDVASDLTQESFARVYAAERSGTSVQDPRALLYRTARNLLTDRYRRAQSSGRAIDPDAEDNAVEPDEHAGPDMLEPEKAVSSRQRFESIAEVVDSLPPRCREAFILVKFDGLTHAETAERMGISIKTVEMQIQIALDACWARADALDGGAPRPRSSRGRQKN
- a CDS encoding DUF1971 domain-containing protein, with the protein product MQQTTPADPAITVDHIHQLVHHFYARVRKDPLLAPIFNGHIRDWDAHLQTLVDFWAWLVLRQNGFEGEPMPKHARLPGLTWRHFEQWLMLFGETTSELGPPELKAMVDPMAQRIAARLWEHYRSQERSEDECWQTEIPSDLAVYKSSPVFTHDKLPAALRNTHSTKAGAWGLVRMLSGSLVFTLDEEPPRTILLEAGMQLLVQPQAPHHVEFVSEGAFQIDFCARESSFE
- a CDS encoding Crp/Fnr family transcriptional regulator, with the translated sequence MTKVNSLDWPDIAAQQLGTLPLFADVRTEQLRQLAQNVTPLELGADEFLFHEGAEAEWYYLVVKGSVEVLRYGLDGEERVFNAFGMGRLVAIAAMFMQHGRYPMHARARGETVCLRLERKPLGELCLQAPQVALKLLNLLSSTVYQHVNEVEWLTASSAPQRLALYLLRLSEEQGDDVTLPLSQRQLASRLGVRAETLSRLFADWQARGYVEGRGREWGLRDRPFLRQLTHAAARAF
- a CDS encoding ABC transporter substrate-binding protein, whose product is MRLLSFAVALGCSAVGAQAEQRDKLVLGGPGAVVSYPLMHMVQTQALKAHAKTVEFRLWDSHDQLSSLLAHKQLDFSASPTTLPALLANRGQPVRLLNVSVWGLIWLISTDPKVKGFQDMAGQELLSPFQHDLGDVLIDTLLTSQQTASPEGKSVQLRRTRSGQDAIALMLSGKGRHVALAEPLGSMLLWRSESQAPNGKSPKLYRVQSLEEAWAQQYPQQPTLPQAGLMANGDVANDPALTRAVQEGYAHSTRWCKANALGCAEIAHRHLPHMPVAVLRNAIEITHLESRTAQNAKPEIEALYRLIQQKHPKVIGNQLPPETFYGP
- a CDS encoding ABC transporter permease, which gives rise to MNAHASTSTRTSRAWVAAGLLTIGVAWQFTAERLGPLLMATPLQTVQAIGPLVSSERFGPAALTSLIRAAIGIGAGCLVGFALGLMAAASAQLRGLLEPLRWLLMSIPAVVVVLLAMLWFGLGSSMVIFLTALMTAPGLYVNTVKGMQQVDRQLLEMTHVYRFGWRLRLVHLYIPALTAPLSAALLIAVNAGVRLVVMAEVLGADSGVGHALANARATFDSAELYAWVLLIVSFVGVLELALIQPLQRRLGRWQEVRHA
- a CDS encoding ABC transporter ATP-binding protein, coding for MLELANVTLRFGQQTVLRDLSMRLRGGESIGLLGPSGCGKSSLLRIVCGLQQPDSGSVRNRFSRTVMLFQEPRLLPWRSVQDNLMLPLTAAGVPLTQAKERTAHWLRCVQLDDAVAKAWPRELSGGMAQRVSLARALAMQPDLLLLDEPFSALDPALRQDMAELCRQRISDTGASLLCVSHHPQELTSMVDRCLEMRSMQLHPVSDFSTNPPCTTPSC
- a CDS encoding CopD family copper resistance protein, producing the protein MHYPILLTIHLFAALFFIGVVAFEVLMLEAIRKQLPRDLMRQLEGAISARARKIMPWVLLALFGAGISMALYQYRPLLAAPLANTFGLMLWAKIALAFSVLCHFFTAMALRRRAKLQGKYFKRIHLSVFTHMVFIVLLAKWMFYVR
- a CDS encoding TonB-dependent receptor domain-containing protein, with translation MTTSILAPTLRHTPLFLLLLSCFSPAHAQSQITPSLPEVSVVDSSSESPDLAARLAREKARLNNVPGGVNLVAPQERVRLQTLNDALANQPGIVIQEFFGGIDQPRLNIRGSGIQSNPVNRGVLLLQDGMPLNEADGSFVMGLLEPRNAGLIAVRRGANAEHASANTLGGELDFQSITGGQLNRIDASIGSFGRKSLSASVGAQTEDWDTHVFASHDEADGYRHHSASSRSSLHANAGWRSGGLENRTYLSYTDLEFEIPNVIPGSRLRSDPRSVLGDYSEAADKSNNIYIRDPNRQTQQLRLANRTTWGTDALRHSFGVYWQSVDDTFTSPTISSPTDGHTFGAQWTSHGRSGNLEYRFGLHWARTDMDRDLRVVNGTTGERLPASAQYKLQAENRSANAGLSWSIAPDWKLIGDLRYVQAIRDASQQTVGTQLNQQWNSVTPRVGAIWQASDATRVFANLSRSSEAPTYWEIISGDVSNPMNTATFNTGMNRLKLQRAWTLELGTRSQFGDGRNAGEWSMSVYRSHVDDELMAVTNANGTSAGTFNYSGRTVHQGIEAGVKGQWAVGNGSIRYQGAYTFNDFRFRNGEFSGNTIAGVPRHLLGAEISYHQGAWSAGPTLRWQPTKTQTNHANVDGTEQDGYALLGLRVTYQPHRNWHAYLSVDNLTDRTYASAFVIRSTGTSAMPTFLSGNGRSIHAGLSYRF
- a CDS encoding ABC transporter substrate binding protein; protein product: MAELRTALEETGWSFDKQLTLEWHDADHDPARLAPLAQALVARRPDVLLSTTVAPTEALMQATKELPIIAIGSGNLGRVVDAQARPLANVTGVVLSLTGQHGIKPMEVLLQAFPGARRIGMIENHANPLHVQKDGSGLGPVVDIVRRAGAELFRVHFSGEADIARAWEELARLKVDAVMIRPDSPALLTEHARQSLRLRLPAISHHAWFSNRASGLLSYGVVGRADFCGRAAHYVDQVLRGRSVAELPVQELYEAGLSINLDTAERMRVQLPTALIARADRLIRPQAASASGGINGRAH